A window from Candidatus Rickettsiella viridis encodes these proteins:
- a CDS encoding prepilin peptidase, which yields MFRALVLTWGLIALSGIDFEHGLLPDILVLPLLWLGLSLNVFHVFVPPGAAILGASVAYLSLWIVAKSYQYLTKREGMGQGDFKCFALLGAWLGIHALIKILLMASLLGSLVGFVLLMKQKNSNFQKAIPFGPFLAIAGWVALLV from the coding sequence ATGTTCAGGGCGCTCGTTTTGACATGGGGGCTTATTGCACTGAGTGGAATCGATTTTGAGCATGGGTTATTGCCTGATATTTTAGTGTTGCCTTTGTTGTGGTTAGGCCTTAGTTTAAATGTATTCCATGTGTTTGTTCCGCCCGGCGCAGCTATTTTAGGTGCCAGTGTGGCTTATCTTAGTTTGTGGATAGTGGCAAAGAGTTACCAATATCTCACTAAAAGAGAAGGGATGGGGCAGGGTGATTTTAAGTGTTTTGCCTTACTGGGTGCTTGGTTGGGAATTCATGCGCTGATTAAGATTTTGTTAATGGCTTCACTTTTAGGGTCGTTGGTCGGTTTTGTTTTATTAATGAAGCAAAAAAACAGTAACTTTCAAAAAGCGATACCCTTTGGTCCATTTTTAGCTATTGCTGGCTGGGTTGCCCTATTGGTTTAA
- a CDS encoding helix-turn-helix domain-containing protein, with protein sequence MKKSILKTVHESAKGLYDAGLLETETMRTFDRLCLTPVHELSPHQIKRLRLREKVSQPVFAAFLNITPSTIKKWETGEKHPKGTSLKLLNIVEKKGLGALA encoded by the coding sequence ATGAAAAAATCCATACTTAAAACGGTTCATGAATCAGCAAAAGGTTTATATGATGCTGGCTTGCTAGAAACTGAAACAATGCGTACATTTGATCGCCTGTGTTTAACGCCAGTACATGAATTAAGTCCTCATCAGATAAAACGACTTAGATTACGTGAAAAGGTAAGCCAGCCTGTTTTTGCTGCTTTTCTAAATATAACACCCTCCACTATTAAGAAATGGGAAACTGGAGAAAAGCATCCCAAAGGCACTTCATTAAAGCTACTCAATATAGTAGAAAAAAAAGGTTTAGGCGCTTTAGCATAG
- a CDS encoding type II toxin-antitoxin system RelE/ParE family toxin, giving the protein MRIFKNKAFSRWVKEQKLTDLSLKKAIQEIGDGLYEANLGGSLFKKRIILGNRGKSSGARTIVAFKLNNSAFFIYGFAKNERSNITLREEHALKALAKVYFSYNEKQINRAIEMGELIEVLL; this is encoded by the coding sequence ATGCGAATTTTTAAAAATAAGGCATTTTCTCGGTGGGTAAAAGAACAAAAATTGACCGACCTTAGCTTAAAAAAGGCTATTCAGGAAATAGGTGATGGGCTTTATGAAGCCAATTTGGGTGGTAGCCTCTTCAAGAAAAGAATAATCCTTGGTAATCGCGGTAAAAGCAGTGGTGCACGAACAATAGTCGCCTTCAAGTTAAATAATAGTGCTTTCTTCATCTATGGGTTTGCAAAAAATGAACGCTCAAATATAACACTTAGAGAAGAACATGCCTTGAAAGCATTAGCAAAAGTTTACTTTTCTTATAATGAAAAACAAATTAATCGAGCAATAGAAATGGGAGAACTTATCGAGGTTTTATTATGA
- a CDS encoding NAD(P)H-dependent glycerol-3-phosphate dehydrogenase, translated as MLESVNSFSPIAVLGAGAWGTALALHLARNGQAVKLWAYEKEQVEQINTTRYNTRYLPDEELPSSIVCSHDYETVLADVRDVLIVVPSTAFRATLLAIKPLLKSNQRVLWATKGLDEDKHQLLHEVASEILGDVDMAVLSGPSFAKEVAMGLPTAVTIASNQQAFANDLQQRFRSDKFHVELTKDIIGVELGGAVKNILAIAVGMTEGLGFGANAKAALMTKGLSEMIALGSKLGAEQETFLGLSGLGDLILTCTDNQSRNRRLGLALGQGKSLQQVQKEIGTTEGTITAKNVFYLLEKYKVKLPICESVYRVLYEQKEPQFLFDTFFSQ; from the coding sequence ATGTTAGAATCAGTAAATTCTTTTTCTCCTATCGCCGTATTAGGTGCCGGTGCGTGGGGAACCGCATTAGCTCTTCACTTAGCGCGTAATGGCCAAGCCGTTAAATTATGGGCGTATGAAAAAGAACAAGTCGAGCAAATCAACACGACACGTTATAACACGCGCTATTTGCCTGACGAGGAACTTCCGTCATCTATCGTTTGTTCCCATGATTATGAAACGGTTCTTGCGGATGTAAGGGATGTTTTAATCGTTGTTCCTAGTACGGCTTTTCGAGCAACCTTATTGGCTATCAAGCCGTTGTTAAAATCAAATCAGCGTGTGCTATGGGCAACAAAAGGTTTGGATGAAGATAAACATCAGTTGTTGCATGAAGTGGCCAGTGAAATATTGGGTGACGTTGATATGGCGGTTCTTTCGGGTCCTAGTTTTGCTAAAGAAGTGGCGATGGGGTTACCCACTGCAGTTACTATTGCTTCAAACCAACAGGCGTTTGCTAATGATCTACAGCAGCGATTCAGGAGCGACAAATTTCATGTAGAGTTAACAAAAGATATTATAGGTGTTGAGCTAGGCGGGGCGGTAAAAAATATATTGGCTATTGCGGTAGGGATGACTGAAGGTTTGGGTTTTGGTGCGAATGCAAAAGCCGCTTTGATGACAAAAGGTTTATCAGAAATGATTGCTTTGGGTAGTAAATTAGGCGCGGAACAAGAAACCTTTTTGGGTTTGTCTGGCTTAGGTGATTTAATATTAACCTGCACCGATAATCAATCACGCAATCGCCGTTTAGGTTTGGCTTTGGGACAAGGCAAAAGCTTGCAACAAGTACAAAAAGAAATTGGTACCACCGAAGGAACCATTACCGCTAAAAATGTTTTTTATTTACTGGAAAAATACAAAGTTAAGCTACCCATTTGTGAATCCGTTTATCGTGTTTTATACGAACAAAAAGAGCCACAATTTCTTTTCGATACGTTTTTTAGTCAATAA
- a CDS encoding aconitate hydratase, with amino-acid sequence MAQNVTQKLISAHKVEGEMIPGNEIGLKIDQTLCQDATGTMVMLECEAMQLDRTKAEVSVQYIDHNLLQTDFKNADDHLFLLSACKKFGLHYSGPGNGVSHPVHMERFGKPGKTLLGSDSHTCAAGSMGMLAIGAGGLEVAMAIAGQPFHVTMPKVWGVKLTGELPAWVSAKDIILEFLRRHDVDGGIGKIIEYYGPGLQYLSAMDRHVIANMGAELGATTSVFPSDEITREFLQAQQREDDWQEIIADSNASYDEHEEINLSKLVPMIALPSSPGKVVPVKDVAGRPIYQAMIGSSANPGLRDFAIAAEIIAGKQVFPGVSLDINPTSRQILENMVKLGILEKLIHAGGRIHQAGCNGCIGMGQAPATGKISLRTVPRNFPGRSGTKEDQVYLCSPETAAASALTGVITDPSTLGRKAIIRFKEPAQIILNTHMLLAPKDINASTKLVKGPNIQPLPEFSVLPQTIEGPVLIKLGDDISTDTILPAGAKILPFRSNIPGISQFVFDQIDPDYPKRALKYQKTGSIIVGGDNYGQGSSREHAAIAPRYLGVQAVMTKSFARIHRQNLINFGILPLVFENPADYDDIEQNDILELANVQQTIQKTQAVKVNNKTKNKIYTLRHSLSPRELEVLLTGGLINWVKQK; translated from the coding sequence ATGGCTCAAAATGTGACTCAGAAACTGATTAGCGCACATAAAGTCGAAGGCGAAATGATCCCTGGTAATGAAATTGGCCTTAAGATTGATCAAACCTTATGCCAAGATGCCACAGGAACGATGGTGATGCTGGAATGCGAAGCCATGCAATTAGATCGCACTAAAGCCGAAGTCTCAGTGCAGTATATTGATCACAATCTATTACAAACTGACTTTAAAAATGCTGATGACCATTTATTTTTACTCAGTGCCTGTAAAAAATTTGGTTTGCATTATAGCGGGCCCGGTAATGGCGTCAGTCATCCTGTACACATGGAGCGTTTTGGTAAACCAGGAAAAACACTACTGGGATCAGATAGCCACACCTGTGCTGCCGGCTCTATGGGAATGCTAGCAATCGGTGCCGGTGGCCTTGAAGTAGCCATGGCTATTGCAGGGCAGCCTTTTCATGTCACGATGCCTAAAGTTTGGGGCGTAAAATTAACCGGAGAATTACCCGCTTGGGTGAGCGCCAAAGATATTATCTTGGAATTTTTGCGACGACATGATGTAGACGGTGGCATAGGAAAAATTATTGAATATTATGGTCCAGGACTACAATATTTATCTGCGATGGATAGACATGTCATCGCTAATATGGGCGCTGAATTAGGTGCCACTACGTCTGTATTTCCATCTGATGAAATAACACGTGAGTTTCTTCAAGCACAACAACGTGAAGATGATTGGCAAGAAATCATCGCCGATTCGAACGCAAGCTACGATGAACACGAAGAAATTAATTTATCTAAATTAGTACCGATGATTGCATTGCCATCTAGTCCAGGGAAAGTAGTGCCTGTTAAGGATGTCGCGGGACGGCCTATTTATCAAGCGATGATTGGATCATCGGCCAATCCTGGCTTACGTGATTTTGCTATTGCCGCAGAAATTATAGCGGGAAAACAAGTGTTTCCTGGTGTTTCCTTGGACATTAATCCGACTTCCCGACAAATTTTAGAAAACATGGTAAAACTAGGCATCTTAGAAAAACTAATTCATGCGGGCGGTCGCATTCATCAAGCCGGTTGCAATGGTTGTATTGGCATGGGCCAAGCACCCGCCACCGGAAAAATTAGTTTACGAACCGTACCAAGAAATTTTCCTGGGCGATCAGGTACAAAAGAGGATCAAGTTTATCTTTGCAGTCCAGAAACAGCCGCTGCTTCGGCACTCACCGGTGTGATTACTGATCCAAGCACCTTAGGTAGAAAAGCAATCATACGTTTTAAAGAGCCTGCGCAAATCATTCTTAACACCCACATGCTGCTGGCACCCAAAGACATTAATGCCTCCACGAAATTAGTGAAAGGTCCCAATATTCAACCCTTACCTGAATTTAGTGTTTTACCACAAACCATTGAAGGTCCTGTTTTAATTAAACTAGGCGATGATATCTCTACTGATACAATTTTACCGGCCGGCGCTAAAATATTACCTTTTCGTAGCAATATTCCAGGTATTAGCCAATTTGTATTTGATCAAATTGATCCTGACTACCCAAAACGTGCATTGAAATATCAAAAAACCGGATCCATTATTGTAGGCGGTGATAATTATGGTCAGGGTTCAAGCCGAGAACATGCTGCGATTGCACCACGTTATTTAGGTGTACAAGCGGTGATGACAAAAAGCTTTGCACGCATTCATCGACAAAACCTTATTAACTTTGGAATTTTACCGCTTGTTTTTGAAAATCCCGCCGATTACGACGATATAGAACAAAATGATATTTTAGAACTAGCTAACGTGCAGCAGACGATTCAAAAAACACAAGCCGTTAAAGTAAACAATAAAACCAAGAATAAAATCTATACCCTGCGCCATAGCTTAAGCCCTCGTGAACTAGAGGTATTACTCACTGGGGGTCTTATTAATTGGGTAAAACAAAAATAA
- a CDS encoding disulfide bond formation protein B, with protein sequence MNLPVTRWTDLIVFFICVLFLGVASYLQYRVGLIPCPLCIIQRFLITLLGLLFLMGALFNFSAITRCCLHTLTFLLSVLGAVVASRQLWLEHFPSDQLSSCQAALAQYSSSFYFQKIIDLFFQGSSNCGSGSWRFLNLSMPMWTLLFFVFLAAVSLRQVYINRRTHKQKLFF encoded by the coding sequence ATGAATTTACCCGTTACGCGCTGGACGGACTTAATCGTTTTTTTTATATGTGTTTTATTTTTGGGGGTAGCCAGCTATTTACAATATAGAGTAGGGCTTATTCCTTGTCCATTATGTATCATTCAGCGTTTTTTAATAACGCTTTTAGGGTTGTTATTTTTAATGGGGGCATTGTTTAATTTTTCAGCAATTACCCGTTGCTGCTTACATACACTTACTTTTCTATTGTCTGTTTTGGGTGCCGTGGTGGCGAGCCGACAGCTGTGGCTAGAACATTTTCCTTCAGACCAATTATCCAGCTGCCAAGCGGCACTTGCACAATATAGCAGTTCTTTCTATTTTCAAAAAATAATTGATTTATTTTTCCAGGGGTCCAGTAATTGTGGGAGTGGTAGTTGGCGTTTTTTAAATTTAAGTATGCCCATGTGGACATTGCTATTTTTTGTGTTTTTAGCCGCCGTTTCTTTGCGACAAGTTTATATTAACCGTCGTACGCATAAACAAAAATTATTTTTTTAA
- a CDS encoding YggT family protein gives MLNPFNHAGLFLIQSLFDLYIFILLLRVVLQWVHTDPRNPLFVLIAKLTNPPLKPICRIIPRLYGVDLAAIVLLLGLEAIKIAFLVWLQVNTTPHLGGLLIIAFAELLNQLINIFFYSILALAILSWISPLAQGPLIEILVRISEPLIRPIRGILPNFSGFDFSPLVLIIGLKLLTILLVQPLAQIGASLALGSLGN, from the coding sequence ATGCTAAACCCCTTTAATCATGCGGGTCTATTCCTTATTCAATCCCTTTTTGATTTATATATTTTTATTTTGCTTTTACGTGTTGTATTACAATGGGTACATACTGATCCTCGTAATCCACTGTTTGTATTAATCGCTAAGCTCACCAACCCGCCACTCAAACCCATTTGTCGGATTATTCCTCGTCTTTATGGTGTGGATTTAGCCGCGATTGTGCTTTTATTAGGTTTAGAAGCCATTAAAATTGCTTTTCTTGTCTGGCTGCAAGTTAATACGACACCCCATTTAGGCGGTTTACTTATTATTGCATTTGCAGAACTTTTAAACCAACTGATTAATATTTTCTTCTATTCTATTTTAGCTTTAGCTATTTTAAGTTGGATCAGTCCCTTAGCGCAGGGTCCTTTAATTGAAATATTAGTACGTATCAGTGAACCTTTAATAAGACCTATTCGAGGTATTTTACCCAACTTTTCAGGTTTTGATTTTTCGCCACTAGTTCTGATTATTGGTTTAAAATTATTAACGATTCTTTTAGTACAACCACTGGCGCAAATCGGTGCAAGCTTAGCATTGGGAAGTCTGGGTAATTAG
- a CDS encoding S66 peptidase family protein, translated as MQSLAYKLLTPGATVDIIAPAGGCAPESLIQIKTLLKNWQLTPRISPELLGEDLLCANTDENRFKQLQEALFNAESSAVWCVRGGYGCTRLIPELLKLKAPKANKLFIGFSDITTLHLFLQQQWHWQTLHGPSANQVAHDRIDATSIQEFKKLIFGELNQLAFSLVPLNTKHAIPIKAPITGGTLTLIQTSLGTPWQIDTKNKILFLEEVNESAYRVDRMLQHLQHSGILQNVKAILFGDFIAPQENKDSTLIQSVLARFANEQPVPVLHIPGIGHGKTNRSLPLGANTELNLDKKQLIITIRLNNHAKPL; from the coding sequence ATGCAATCTTTAGCTTATAAACTTTTAACACCCGGCGCGACCGTTGATATCATTGCACCGGCGGGTGGTTGTGCCCCTGAATCACTGATACAGATAAAAACCTTATTAAAAAATTGGCAACTCACACCTCGTATTTCACCCGAGCTATTAGGTGAGGATTTGCTTTGTGCCAATACGGATGAAAATCGTTTTAAACAATTACAAGAAGCCTTATTCAATGCGGAATCCAGCGCTGTTTGGTGTGTACGTGGCGGTTATGGCTGTACACGCTTAATTCCTGAGTTACTTAAACTGAAAGCACCTAAAGCCAACAAATTATTTATTGGTTTTAGTGATATCACTACACTGCATTTATTCCTTCAACAACAATGGCATTGGCAAACACTGCATGGACCTTCTGCTAATCAAGTAGCGCATGATCGCATTGATGCGACCAGTATTCAGGAGTTTAAAAAACTTATTTTTGGAGAATTAAACCAACTAGCATTCTCACTGGTTCCACTCAATACAAAACATGCTATACCGATTAAAGCACCGATAACAGGTGGTACACTAACACTCATACAAACCAGTCTTGGTACACCTTGGCAAATCGACACAAAAAATAAAATCTTATTTTTAGAAGAAGTTAATGAATCAGCCTATCGCGTTGATAGAATGTTGCAACACTTGCAACATTCTGGAATCTTACAAAACGTAAAAGCTATTTTATTTGGTGATTTCATTGCACCTCAGGAGAACAAGGATTCAACGCTGATACAATCTGTACTAGCACGTTTTGCAAATGAACAACCTGTTCCTGTATTGCATATTCCTGGCATTGGCCACGGAAAAACAAACCGTAGTTTACCTTTAGGCGCTAATACTGAATTAAACTTAGATAAGAAACAACTCATTATAACAATTAGGTTAAACAATCATGCTAAACCCCTTTAA
- a CDS encoding SDR family oxidoreductase gives MNLELKNKVILIAGASQGIGYATALAFAREGARVVICARDKETIEKAAKKIHDETKAEISATAVDLTQAETIQNWVESVLKQFKTIHVCITNIGGPPKGAFVDLDDKKWQEAFELTLMSAVRLSRAVIPSMKEQKWGRIIHLCSSSVRNPIANLGLSNSIRSAVVALSKTQADELAKDNILVNSILTGWTRTEQTNHILETMAKNAKLSTEEVIAKRESVIPLGRMGKPEEIAAPIVFLSSAGANFITGSTITVDGGESRFPF, from the coding sequence ATGAATTTAGAACTCAAGAATAAAGTCATTTTAATCGCTGGAGCAAGTCAAGGCATTGGTTATGCAACTGCCTTAGCGTTTGCTCGCGAAGGTGCACGCGTTGTTATTTGTGCGCGAGATAAAGAAACCATCGAGAAAGCCGCAAAAAAAATTCATGATGAAACCAAGGCAGAAATTTCAGCAACTGCCGTTGACCTCACGCAGGCAGAAACTATTCAAAACTGGGTTGAATCTGTTCTTAAACAGTTTAAAACAATACATGTTTGTATTACCAATATAGGCGGACCACCCAAAGGTGCTTTCGTTGATCTAGACGATAAAAAATGGCAAGAAGCCTTTGAGCTAACCTTAATGAGCGCCGTGCGTTTATCACGTGCGGTCATCCCTAGCATGAAAGAACAAAAATGGGGTCGGATTATTCATCTTTGTTCTTCCTCTGTTCGTAATCCCATTGCAAATTTAGGGTTATCTAATTCAATTCGCTCTGCTGTCGTTGCATTATCAAAAACACAAGCCGATGAACTAGCCAAAGATAATATTCTAGTTAATAGCATATTAACCGGTTGGACCCGTACTGAGCAGACGAACCACATTTTAGAAACGATGGCAAAAAATGCAAAGTTGAGCACAGAAGAAGTTATAGCAAAAAGAGAATCCGTTATTCCATTAGGTAGGATGGGTAAGCCGGAAGAAATTGCTGCACCGATTGTATTTCTTAGTTCAGCCGGCGCTAACTTTATAACTGGATCAACCATCACTGTTGATGGTGGAGAAAGCCGATTTCCTTTTTAG